Genomic segment of Petrotoga miotherma DSM 10691:
AATGCTCTTAGGTAACGCTTTAACAGGAGATATTATTGGAATTAGTAATTTTTACAAAGATATACAAAGAAATAAACAGAGATATTTTTTTGCTTTGGGAAATGGGGCCACCGTTTATGAAGCTACACTCCCATATTTAAGGAACGCATTGATATCTGCTCTTAGACCAACCATAGCAAGCATGGCTACAGTTGGAATCGTGTATCTACCTGGAATGATGACAGGTCAGATTTTGGGAGGGGCGTCTCCACAAACAGCTATAAAATACCAAATCGCCATATATGTAGCTATTTTAACGTCGGTCTCTCTTTCCGTAACCCTAACAATATTATTCACAATGAAAAGTAGCTTCGATGAGTATGGGATACTTCGCGAAGATATCTTTAAAAAATAAACAAAGGAAGGTGCTCTAAAACGAAAAAAACGGCTATCGGTTTTATAGTTGCTATGGGAATTGTGAGTTTATTTGCAGATATCACACATGAAGGGGCAAGAAGTTTAATCGGTCCGTATTTAGGTTTATTAGGAGCGAGTGCAACTGCGGTGGGAATCATTTCAGGTTTAGGCGAGTTCATAGGTTACGGTTTGAGGTTGTTAACTGGTTATTTAAGTGATAAAACTCGTAGATATTGGCTTTTCACTTTTTTAGGGTATGGGATGGATTTATTCGCGGTTCCTTTATTGGCTCTTGCCGGAAGATGGGAAATAGCAGCTATGCTAATAATTATGGAAAGAACAGGAAAAGCTATAAGAAAGCCTTCGAAAGATACCCTTATGTCTTATGCAGCGCGAAATGTGGGAAGTGGTAAAGGATTTGCCATAGCAGAGGTCCTTGATCAAATTGGAGCTGTCTCAGGACCTGTTATTTTAAGTTTGATTCTATTATTCAAGTCAGGGGATAAGTTAGCAAACTACCGATTCGCATTTGCAATATTATTGATACCTGCATTGATTACTTTAATCTTGCTGTTAATTAGTAGATTGAACTTTCCACAACCCGAGAAATTTGAAGTGAAAGAGGAGACGATTAACTTTGAGGGGATCTCAAAATCGTACTGGTTGTACTTAGTAGCCATCTCCTTAATCGCAGCAGGTTTTGCAGATTTTCCTTTGTTGGCGTTCCATTTTCAAAGAATTGATATTTTCAGTCCAACTATGATACCTTTTATGTATGCGATAGCTATGGGAGTTGATGCTGTTTCTGCATTGATCTTTGGTTTGTTTTACGATAAAGTCGGAGTTACCAGTCTCATAATTGCTTCCAGTCTATCAATATTCTTTTCTCCCTTTTCATTTTTATCTAACTCTTCATTGGTAGTGATCTTAGGCGTTATTTTGTGGGGAATCGGAATGGGAGCCCAAGAATCGATTTTAAAATCTGTAGTAGCGGATATCGTTACCCCTGAAAAAAGAGGAACCGCATATGGTTTTTTTAACGCTATCTTCGGCTTTTTTTGGTTCATAGGTAGTGCTATTATGGGGGTCTTGTATGATCATACAATCGTTAGTTTGGTTATCTTTTCCATGATAGTAGAAAGTGCCGCTGTTTTTACTCTTTTCCTTCTCAAATCTAAACTTGGTAATGCAGTTAATTAAAACGAAAGGGGGAAAATAGTCATAAAAGAATCAAACGATCGCATTAAAATGAATAAATATTTAAATAAAATCTTGAATGGTTTAATTCAAATACATATATTGCACCATGCACAAAAAGCTCCAATCTATGGAAGCTGGATGATTTCTGAGTTAAAAAGGCACGGTTACAATATAAGCCCAGGTACTTTGTATCCCTTACTACACAAGATGGAAAAAGAAAATCTTCTCACTAAAAGAACTGAAATAGTAGAAGGTAAAAAAAGAATATATTACTCTATTACAAGCCAAGGAGAAAACCTATTAAAGGAATTAAAAGCAAAAGTAAAAGAACTATTTCATGAAATAATATAATTATATAAAAAAGGTGAGCTTTGCCTTTACGTTCACATTCAAAAAGTTATGATATAATTAAAAAACATAAAAAAAAAACGGGGAGAAAATCAAGAGAGGGAGGGCAAAATTGTGAATTTACAGGAGTATGTTTTAAGCAAGGCAAAAAAGGCTAAAGATACTTCAAGAAACTTTAGCTCAACTTCTGAAACGGATAAGATCAAAATTCTTAACTATATTTCGGAAGAGCTAATGGCCAATAAAAACTATATAATATCAGAAAACCAAAAGGATGTCGAAGTTGCTAAAAACACTGGGATGTCAAGCAGTCTTTTAGATAGGCTGTTACTGAACGAGGAAAGAATCACCAAAATGGCTAAAGGTGTGCAAAAAGTGGCACAACTTCAAAGTAGTGTTGGTAACATCTCTCAAATGTGGAAAAGGCCAAACGGATTGATGATTGGAAAGATGGTAGTCCCTTTAGGGGTAATCGCCATTATATATGAAAGCAGGCCAAATGTAACAGTAGATGCAGCAGCATTATGTATAAAATCGGGTAACTGTGTGGTATTAAGAGGTGGTTCTGAAGCGATTCATTCTAACAACGCTTTGGTGAAGATTATCCATCAAGCTATTGAAAGAGCTGGTTTTTCAAAGGATATAGTGCAATTCATTGAGGTTATAGATAGAAAAGCTGTTGATGAATTGATGAAACTATACGAATACATCGATGTGCTGATACCTCGAGGCGGTCCATCTTTAATTAAAAATACGGTTGAAAATTCTATGATCCCTGTTATACAAACGGGGGCGGGGAACTGTCACGTGTATGTTGATAAACAAGCCGATCTTGAAAAGGCACTTAAAATCGTTGAAAACGCTAAAATGAGCAGACCCTCCGTCTGTAACGCAGCAGAAAAATTATTGGTCCACAAAGATATTGCAGAAGAGTTTCTACCAAAAATATACTCAATCTTTGAAAAGAAAGTAGAATTAAGAGGTTGCGAAAAAACCTTGAAAATAATACCTCAAATGAAACCGGCACAAGAAGAAGATTGGTCAACTGAATATTTAGATTATATAATGGCCGTTAAAATAGTTGATAGTACTGAAGAAGCCATAAATCAAATAAACAAGTACAGTACAAAGCATTCTGAAGCAATTATAACCGAGAATTATACTACCGCGCAAAAATTCTTAAACGAAATAGATTCTGCAGCCGTTTACGTCAATGCTTCAACGAGGTTTACCGATGGTGAAGAGTTCGGCTTCGGCGCGGAAATGGGGATAAGTACACAAAAATTGCATGTTCGAGGACCGATTGGAATCAACGAGTTAACAACTACCAAATACATTATCTTGGGAAACGGGCAGGTTAGATAGTATGGATGAAAAACTGTGTGTGATAGGTTTGGGAAAAATGGGAAGCACGTTAGTAAAAGGTTTAATCCAAACAAAAACACTTAAAAGAGAACAAATAATCGGAACAGATGTCTTTGAATACGATTCTGAAAGAAATTCTAATTACTGTGACATAAAAACTATGTCCGATAATGCAAAAGCGGTGAAAGAATCTGACATCGTTCTTTTAGCTGTGAAACCGCAAGTAATAGATAAAGTATTGGAGGAAATAAGTCCCTCTTGTGAAGACAAGATAGTTATATCAATAGCTGCAGGAGTAAGTTTGCGCCATTTGGATAAAGCTTTACCAGTTTCATCAAAGATAATAAGAGCCATGCCCAACACCCCTATTTTAGTTGGTGAAGGC
This window contains:
- a CDS encoding PadR family transcriptional regulator; protein product: MNKYLNKILNGLIQIHILHHAQKAPIYGSWMISELKRHGYNISPGTLYPLLHKMEKENLLTKRTEIVEGKKRIYYSITSQGENLLKELKAKVKELFHEII
- a CDS encoding MFS transporter — protein: MGIVSLFADITHEGARSLIGPYLGLLGASATAVGIISGLGEFIGYGLRLLTGYLSDKTRRYWLFTFLGYGMDLFAVPLLALAGRWEIAAMLIIMERTGKAIRKPSKDTLMSYAARNVGSGKGFAIAEVLDQIGAVSGPVILSLILLFKSGDKLANYRFAFAILLIPALITLILLLISRLNFPQPEKFEVKEETINFEGISKSYWLYLVAISLIAAGFADFPLLAFHFQRIDIFSPTMIPFMYAIAMGVDAVSALIFGLFYDKVGVTSLIIASSLSIFFSPFSFLSNSSLVVILGVILWGIGMGAQESILKSVVADIVTPEKRGTAYGFFNAIFGFFWFIGSAIMGVLYDHTIVSLVIFSMIVESAAVFTLFLLKSKLGNAVN
- a CDS encoding glutamate-5-semialdehyde dehydrogenase yields the protein MNLQEYVLSKAKKAKDTSRNFSSTSETDKIKILNYISEELMANKNYIISENQKDVEVAKNTGMSSSLLDRLLLNEERITKMAKGVQKVAQLQSSVGNISQMWKRPNGLMIGKMVVPLGVIAIIYESRPNVTVDAAALCIKSGNCVVLRGGSEAIHSNNALVKIIHQAIERAGFSKDIVQFIEVIDRKAVDELMKLYEYIDVLIPRGGPSLIKNTVENSMIPVIQTGAGNCHVYVDKQADLEKALKIVENAKMSRPSVCNAAEKLLVHKDIAEEFLPKIYSIFEKKVELRGCEKTLKIIPQMKPAQEEDWSTEYLDYIMAVKIVDSTEEAINQINKYSTKHSEAIITENYTTAQKFLNEIDSAAVYVNASTRFTDGEEFGFGAEMGISTQKLHVRGPIGINELTTTKYIILGNGQVR